In Shewanella psychrotolerans, the genomic stretch TAAGGTCGATTATGTTGCTCGAAGTGCTGTCACTCAGGCAAGAAAGAAATTGGGCAGTGACGTTGTAAAAGATATTTTTCGACAGACTCAAAAGAGATGGAACATGCTGGCTGAGCATCCACAATGGTGCGGCCTTAATCTTTATGGCGTGGACGGTGTCGTCTGGAGAACCCCTGATACACCTGAAAACGATAGCGCCTTTTCTCGCACGAGCAACCAATCGAGTAATGCTTCCTATCCTCAAGTTCGCATGGTGTGTCTAATGGAACTCAGTAGTCATCTGTTAGTCGACTCATCTTTTGGGAGTGTAGCTGAAAATGAAATGGCATTAGCCGCTAATCTCATCAACAATACGCCGGATAACAGTTTAACCCTGTTCGACCGGGGCTTTTACTCGTTGGGGTTATTACATGACTGGTCACAAGCTGGCAGTAATAGACATTGGTTAATGCCATTGAAGAAGAATACACAATATGAAGTGGTACGTTCTTTAGGGCGACAAGATAAGCTTATCAGGCTAACCACAACCCCTCAATCTAGAAAGAAAAGGCCTGATTTACCTGAGTTTATGGAAGCACGTTTACTCACTAAAACAGTGAAAGGAAAAACGCTGCAAATCATCACTTCACTCACAGAGCCAATGCGTTATCCATCAGGTGAAATCGTTGATTTATATGCACATCGATGGGAGATAGAGTTGGGGTACAGAGAGATGAAGCAGTATATGCTTGAAACTCGGTTTACACTCAGAAGTCAGCTTCCGGAATTAATTAGGCAGGAGTTGTGGGGAGTCCTTCTTGCGTATAACTTGCTGAGATATAAGATGGTATTGATGGCACACTCATTAAAAGGGGTCTTCCCTAACCAATTGAGTTTTAGAGAAGCGTCGTCGCATATTATTTTTAAACTATCCCAACTTCCTAGCATATCTCCCGGCAATATTCCTAAGGTAATCTTTGATATAGAAAAAAATGCAAAACAGTTTGTTTTAGAAGGAAAGAGGGAGCGTAGTTATCCTAGAGTGTTGAAGTGTTCGAAGGACCGATATCCCATAAAAAAGAAAGCCGTTCACGTTAAGTGAACGGCATTACGCATTATGCGTACCTTTTTTTATGCGTACAATTTCTTGTATAGTTTAAAGACGCTCAAAGTCGTCAACATCAATAGCAGCCTTACGAAGCTTGTCTGCATCAATCAGTTGCTGATGTTCCTCTTGAGTAATAATCCCTGTAGCGGCGGCTTGTTCATACAAAACTCCTGTAGGTATCTTACTAGGTAACTTACCCTCTTTTTGTGCCTTTTTGATCTGACGATGGAGCTTACGGCACTGATATTGCGCCAAGAATGCGTTTTCGACTTCGGCAATACCGCCTTCATCGCCATCAAAATCAGGGCAAAGAAAAGTCAATCTATCACGAGCTGGGCTTGGCTTTAACATTCCCTGACACAAGTTAACCACTAATTTATCATCAGGACCATTAAAGTGATTGCCGATAGGGAACACAACGGCTCGCATTAACCATGCCACTGGGCGATTAGGGAAGTTTCTTAACGTCTCTTTTAATGCTTTCGCCGCGTTATGTAACCGTGTTTGCATCACATAATGTACCGCAGGTAAATCGTCCTGCTGACGGCCATTATCTTCAAACAATTTTAGCGTTGCAGAGCCAAGATAAAGTTCACTGAGGACATCACCAAGACGAGCTGAAAGCATCTCTTTACGTTTGAGATCGCCGCCCATGATCAACATTGAAAGATCCGTCATAAATGCAAGCGCTGCCGACATACGGCTCATATCTTTGTAATACTGCTTTGTACAACCACTGACCGGGGCTGAATTAAACTTGCTCGCCGAAAGCGCGCTAAACAAAGCACTAAACGCATTACGGGTCGCATAGCCCATATGACCAATCAAGAGATTATCAAAACGCTCGAGCGCGGCACTTTGATCTTCCATCGCAGCCGCTTCCATTTCGGCAAGTACATACGGATGACAGCGTGTTGCACCTTGACCAAAGATCATCAAACTACGAGTTAAGATGTTAGCTCCTTCAACCGTGATAGAGATAGGTGTCGCCATATAGCCGTGACCAAGATAATTTTTAGGTCCCAGCTGTATCCCCTTTCCTGATTGAATATCCATCGCATCATTAATGACATTACGTCCCATCTCTGTCATATGATATTTAGCTATCGCTGTAACCACAGAAGGTTTAACTTTCAGGTCAATCCCAGTTGTCGTTAAGCGGCGCGCAGCTTCGAGCTGATAAGTGTTGCCGATAATTCGCGCCATGGCTTCTTGAACACCTTCAAATTGCCCAATCGACAGGCCAAACTGATGCCGAACAAAACTGTAAGCTGTGGTCGTTTTGGTCGCCAAATGTCCTGTTGCCGTCGCTAGCGCTGGTAACGAAATACCTCGCCCAGCAGATAAACATTCAACCAGCATTTTCCAGCCACTACCCGCATATTGAGGGCCTCCAATGATCCAATCTAGCGGAATGAAGACGTCCTCCCCCGTAGTCGTACCATTCATGAATGCCATATCAAGTGGGTTATGGCGAGCACCAATGTTAACGCCTTTATGATCGGTTGGGATCAAGGCACAGGTAATACCAATCTCTTTTTTATCGCCGAGCAGACCATCAGGGTCGCGCATTTGAAACGCAAGACCAAGTACAGTAGCGACTGGTGCTAATGTAATGTAGCGCTTATCCCATGTAAGACTGATACCTAGGACCTCTTCACCATTAAACTCTTGGCGACAGACGATGCCAACATCAGGAATCGCACCAGCATCAGAGCCAGCCTCAGGGCCAGTTAAAGCAAAACAAGGAACCGCTTCACCTGTCGCCAATAATGGCAGCCAATGATCACGTTGCTCTTTCGTCCCATAATGAGTAAGTAGCTCGCCAGGACCTAAAGAGTTAGGCACCATCACACTGACTGCAGCACTTACACTACGACTAGCAAGCTTACTGACAATAGTAGAGTTGGCGTAGGCTGAAAATGCTTTACCACCGTATTCCTTAGGAATAATAAGTGCGAAGAACCCCTCTTTCTTAAAGTAGTCCCACAACTCTGGTGGTAGATCTTTACGCTGTTGCACAATATCAAAATCATCAATCATAGTGAGCGCAGTCATCACCTGATTGTCGATAAAGGACTTCTCTTCTTCGGTTAATCTAGGCTTACCATAGCTGTGGAGAGTGTTCCAGTTTGGTTTACCTCTAAATAGCTCACCTTCCCACCAGACATCGCCCGCTTCCATCGCTTCCTTTTCGGTATTAGAGAGCGGTGGCAATACCTTTTTGAAAAAGGAGAACACAGGACGAGTGATAAATTGCATCCGAATATTTTTAACACCTAGCAGCACTATCAAAATCAATAGTACTAAAATAAAAACAGTCATAACGCCCCCTATTGGGTACTTACTGGTACTGCTACACCTGCAGCAATGTATGGGATAACTTTACGAATAACGGCTTCAATATCGTTGTGTTCATTGAAATCGGCTTCTGCGATCTCTGTTAGCGCATCGGCCGATGCCATAGTGAACACAACGGTGCCAAGGGTAAAGTGTAGTCGCCAGAACATCTCAGCAGGTGGAATGTGTGGCGCACTTTCTGCAACAGCATCGACAAATCGCGTTAAATGTTCACCGTAATGAGTGGTGATAAACCAACGCAGATGGCCTTGACTCTCGATATAACCACGACCAAGTAGCTGTAGGAACGTGCGGGTACCTTCAACCTTCAGCTTGTTCAGTTCCAGCAAGGGTTTTACCAGCGATGAAAAAATATCATTAAGTGACGGCTCTGAACTTTGTTTTAGAAGCTCTAGCTCATTAGATGCATCAGGCATAAAACGATCTAAATAACGAGCAAGTACAGCTCTAATTAACTCTTTCTTAGAGCCAAAATGATAATTGACAGAAGCGAGATTCACTTCAGCTTTACTTGTGATAAGTCGTAATGAGGTTTCTGAAAATCCACGTTCAGCAAACAGCTTTTCTGCGGCATCAAGTATTCTTGTTTTAGTATCGGATCGATTTGCCATTCCATGACCTTAACTCTGATTTAAACATGCGTTTAAATTAAACACTGATACACTTTTTGTCAAATGAAATTCGGATGTAATGCGGCTATAAGTAAGGATAAATCTCTGCTGAACCACGGTTAGTGCCAATAGTTTAGATCCAGTTTAATAACAGCCTGCAATATTTAACCAAATTAAGTAAACTAGATCACACAAGAATAACAACGACGACAGTCAAACACCCAAGGAATCCCGCATGTCATCGATATCTCCACGATTATCCTCTTTATCACTCATCGTGACCTTAGTCATCTCAACCACGGCTTGCAATGAACAAGTGAATGCCGCGCCAGTAAAAAACGAGCCTATAGCCGAAGCGCAGCAATTTATTCAAGATGCGGAAGCTAATCTTGCACAGCTATCGATAGAGCAAAATCGCGCTGAATGGATTTACAGTAATTTCATAACAGAAGACACTGCGGCGTTATCAGCCTCGGTTGCAGAGCGCCAAACGGCGACATCTGTAAGATTGGCAACTAAAGCCGCAGAGTTTGCGGGGCTTCCTCTAAAAAAAGATGAACAACGAAAACTCAATATTTTACGTAGTTCATTGGTGTTACCCGCTCCGCTTGATCCGGTTAAGAATGCTGAGCTGGCTAATATTAGCGCCGAGCTAAATGGGTTATATGGAAAAGCTAAATACTGTTTAGCCGATGGTCGTTGCCTTACTCAACCCGAGTTATCGGGCATCATGGGCGAGTCTAGAGATCCTGCAACATTGCTCGATGTCTGGCAAGGTTGGCGCCAAATCGCAAAACCAATGCGTCCTCTATTTGAACGAGAAGTCGAGCTAGCCAACGAAGGCGCTAAAGATTTAGGTTATGCGAATTTGTCAGAGCTATGGCGGAGCCAGTATGACATGGCACCTGACGCATTCTCCGCTGAGCTAGATAGGCTATGGGGTCAAGTTCAGCCACTTTACGAATCGCTACATTGTTACGTGCGCGGTGAACTTAACCAGAAGTACGGCGACGATGTTGCTCCTAGTAATGGCGCAATTCCAGCTCATTTGCTCGGAAACATGTGGGCGCAGCAATGGGGCAATGTCTACGACATAGTAGCGCCGGAAGATGCCGATCCTGGATACGATGTTACCGAGTTACTTGCAAAGCAAGGTTATGATGAACATAAGATGGTTAAGCAGGCTGAAGGCTTCTTTACATCACTTGGTTTTGAACCGCTACCAGACACTTTTTGGAGTCGCTCACTATTTGTTCAACCCAAAGATCGTGATGTCGTCTGCCACGCATCAGCATGGGATCTCGACAATCTTGACGATATTCGCATTAAGATGTGTATTCAAAAGACAGCTGAAGATTTTACCGTTATCCATCATGAACTTGGACATAACTTCTATCAAAGAGCCTATAAAAATCAACCTTTCATCTTCAAAAATAGCGCTAATGATGGGTTCCATGAAGCTATCGGTGATACCGTTGCCCTTTCTATTACGCCTAATTATTTAAAACAAATAGGCTTACTAGATGAGGTTCCCGATGAATCAAAAGACATCGGCTTATTGCTTAAACAGGCGTTAGATAAAATAGCCTTTCTACCATTTGGCCTGATGATAGACCAGTGGCGCTGGAAGGTATTCAGTGGCGAGATAACGCCTGCACAGTACAACCAAGCTTGGTGGGGGCTGAGAGAAAAGTACCAAGGCGTAAAAGCACCAATTGCACGAAGCGAAGTGGACTTCGATCCTGGCGCTAAGTACCACGTACCAGGAAATGTTCCTTATACTCGCTATTTCTTAGCTCACATATTGCAGTTCCAATTTCACAAAGCGCTCTGTGACATCGCTGGTGATAAAGGCCCTGTACACCGCTGCAGTATTTACGGCAACAAGGAAGCTGGCGCAAAACTCAATGCAATGCTTGAGATGGGGCAAAGTCAGCCATGGCCCGAAGCCTTATCAGTAGTAACTGGCAGTAAAGAGATGGATGCTTCAGCTGTACTCGACTATTTTGCACCACTTAAGGTGTGGTTAGATGAGCAAAACCAATCGAAAAATCGTCAATGCGGTTGGTAAGCGAACGTTAGTTCATCAACTTTTGCCAGTGCTTTGGGACTGATTAATGGCCCAAAACCGGTAAATCCGATTGCTAGATTGAACCCTCGCCTTGTTATGCAACAAATTTAACATCAAAGTTAAATAACAAAGTTAAACAACAAAGCGAGGATTCAATATCATTATTTCAACGGTTAACGAGAATTAGCCCCTTTCTTGGTGAGCTCTCGAGTATTAAGGCGTGCATTATCTGATTTCGACAGCATCACCATCATAGCACCGCTTCCTCCTAAAGCTCGTGTCGCACTATGATAGCCAATTACGCCGTCAAGCTGTAATAACCACTGTACTAAGCATGACTTGAGTAATGCTGGAAATGGCTTGTTATTAACCCCTGTACCATGAATGATCAACAGATTTCGAAGATCATTATTCTGACTTTGTAAGATAAAGTCATACAATGCTTCTCGCGCCAGACTCACGCCAAGATCCTTTAGAGCTAGTGATGCTTGCATGGGATACTTACCCTGGCGAAACAACTTAAAGACCTGACTCTGAACCCCTTGATGCTTAAAGCTAACGATCTCATCTGGCTCGACTGGGGTTATCTCACTAAAATCGAGACTTAACAGTGAAACAATCTCTCTTCTCTTCGTCTGGGCCTGTTTAGCACGCTGCGCCTCACGTCTCATATCGTTACACAGGTTAACAGTGACATCAGCCTTTAACGGCACCACATCTGCCATTGAAGCGCGAAATAGCGCTAACTCATCTTCTGCCATCGTATTTTCTTCCTCTCTAGCGAGCGAAACCTAGTGGATGGATCTTGTTTATAAATTATCTATGATAAAAACGTGCAATGACAAGTCGATTAAAACGCCTAATATAACAACCGCTGAATTCTTGTCCAACCAAGCAGAAGCAATTACATAAGGTTGAAATATAGACACCTAGCAGATGATACACACTTTGTTAATAACTAAATCTTTCCCATCAAAAGTGCATAGATTATAGTGAGCTAAGTATTAGCAAAAATGAATAGCTAAATGAAATTTATGAAATTTATCATGTTCACGCTTATTTGTGTGCTTTGTGTGCCGGTAATGGCGCAAGACTCGAACAGTGACGACAAGGCATTAAATCAGTTTTATACCCAATTTTCTACGGCATTTGAACAACTTGATGCAGAGGTAATTGAAGAACTCTATGCTGAAAATGCCTGTTATATCCCTGAACAACAAAGCCAAGAGATCACAATAGGCCGTGAAAATATCGGCGCGTTATATAAAGCTTTTTTTGGCAAGATTAAGCACAAAAATGCACAAATTGAGGTCGACTTTCGTGTGGTAGAACGCCAAATGGAAGGTCAAAGTGCTACCGATATTGGCTATTACCTGATTCGCTTTTATCCGCCCAAAGAAACAGAAGAGCCTATGAGTGAATTCGCTGGGAAATTTGTCACCGTTTCAAAAAAGAAAGCCGATGGTAAATGGTATTTAACTGTCGATACCAATAATCGCTCAGAGCCATCGTTTTACTTCAGTGCAAAGCCATCGCCCAACCTCTATTACGGCCGCCAATTTACTAAAACAGAAGATCCCCTGCACCATGAACAGTAATCAACAACCTTGCCCTTGCGGTAGGCAAATAACCACCAAATCAATAATAGAACGATTAAGCTATGAGAACTGCTGCCAACCTTACCATCGAGGAGCGCGGCCACAAACCCCAGAGTTGTTGATGCGCAGTCGATATAGTGCTTTTGTTCTGAAGATCCATGACTATTTAATTGAAACTCATGATTCTCGTTACCTCAACGGCCTCACTACAGCCATATTAGATCAAGACAACCACACCAACTGGCTTGGTTTAACCATCAATAATTGTGACATTGAGGGAAATACAAGTTCTGTAGAGTTTCATGCATGGTACAACGAAGGCGGAATTGAAGCGATTCATGAAATCTCACAATTTGTGAAACAAGGCGATAGATGGCTATATACCACAGGGGAACAACTAAAAACGGTTATGCCTAAGCGCAATGACCCTTGCATCTGCAACAGCGGTAAGAAATTTAAACAATGCTGTTCTAAATAGAACTAATTAATAGTCGTTAGGCACAAAAACTAATTAGTATCAAAACAA encodes the following:
- a CDS encoding M2 family metallopeptidase; protein product: MSSISPRLSSLSLIVTLVISTTACNEQVNAAPVKNEPIAEAQQFIQDAEANLAQLSIEQNRAEWIYSNFITEDTAALSASVAERQTATSVRLATKAAEFAGLPLKKDEQRKLNILRSSLVLPAPLDPVKNAELANISAELNGLYGKAKYCLADGRCLTQPELSGIMGESRDPATLLDVWQGWRQIAKPMRPLFEREVELANEGAKDLGYANLSELWRSQYDMAPDAFSAELDRLWGQVQPLYESLHCYVRGELNQKYGDDVAPSNGAIPAHLLGNMWAQQWGNVYDIVAPEDADPGYDVTELLAKQGYDEHKMVKQAEGFFTSLGFEPLPDTFWSRSLFVQPKDRDVVCHASAWDLDNLDDIRIKMCIQKTAEDFTVIHHELGHNFYQRAYKNQPFIFKNSANDGFHEAIGDTVALSITPNYLKQIGLLDEVPDESKDIGLLLKQALDKIAFLPFGLMIDQWRWKVFSGEITPAQYNQAWWGLREKYQGVKAPIARSEVDFDPGAKYHVPGNVPYTRYFLAHILQFQFHKALCDIAGDKGPVHRCSIYGNKEAGAKLNAMLEMGQSQPWPEALSVVTGSKEMDASAVLDYFAPLKVWLDEQNQSKNRQCGW
- a CDS encoding YchJ family protein; amino-acid sequence: MNSNQQPCPCGRQITTKSIIERLSYENCCQPYHRGARPQTPELLMRSRYSAFVLKIHDYLIETHDSRYLNGLTTAILDQDNHTNWLGLTINNCDIEGNTSSVEFHAWYNEGGIEAIHEISQFVKQGDRWLYTTGEQLKTVMPKRNDPCICNSGKKFKQCCSK
- a CDS encoding YybH family protein, whose protein sequence is MKFMKFIMFTLICVLCVPVMAQDSNSDDKALNQFYTQFSTAFEQLDAEVIEELYAENACYIPEQQSQEITIGRENIGALYKAFFGKIKHKNAQIEVDFRVVERQMEGQSATDIGYYLIRFYPPKETEEPMSEFAGKFVTVSKKKADGKWYLTVDTNNRSEPSFYFSAKPSPNLYYGRQFTKTEDPLHHEQ
- a CDS encoding IS4 family transposase, yielding MELSEALARTSINRPTEFTNLGELLCPELIQNCLQSNGVATLRKRKLPMESMIWAVIGMALFRGESVRQLINKLDIILPNKVDYVARSAVTQARKKLGSDVVKDIFRQTQKRWNMLAEHPQWCGLNLYGVDGVVWRTPDTPENDSAFSRTSNQSSNASYPQVRMVCLMELSSHLLVDSSFGSVAENEMALAANLINNTPDNSLTLFDRGFYSLGLLHDWSQAGSNRHWLMPLKKNTQYEVVRSLGRQDKLIRLTTTPQSRKKRPDLPEFMEARLLTKTVKGKTLQIITSLTEPMRYPSGEIVDLYAHRWEIELGYREMKQYMLETRFTLRSQLPELIRQELWGVLLAYNLLRYKMVLMAHSLKGVFPNQLSFREASSHIIFKLSQLPSISPGNIPKVIFDIEKNAKQFVLEGKRERSYPRVLKCSKDRYPIKKKAVHVK
- a CDS encoding TetR/AcrR family transcriptional regulator, which encodes MANRSDTKTRILDAAEKLFAERGFSETSLRLITSKAEVNLASVNYHFGSKKELIRAVLARYLDRFMPDASNELELLKQSSEPSLNDIFSSLVKPLLELNKLKVEGTRTFLQLLGRGYIESQGHLRWFITTHYGEHLTRFVDAVAESAPHIPPAEMFWRLHFTLGTVVFTMASADALTEIAEADFNEHNDIEAVIRKVIPYIAAGVAVPVSTQ
- the smrA gene encoding DNA endonuclease SmrA, with product MAEDELALFRASMADVVPLKADVTVNLCNDMRREAQRAKQAQTKRREIVSLLSLDFSEITPVEPDEIVSFKHQGVQSQVFKLFRQGKYPMQASLALKDLGVSLAREALYDFILQSQNNDLRNLLIIHGTGVNNKPFPALLKSCLVQWLLQLDGVIGYHSATRALGGSGAMMVMLSKSDNARLNTRELTKKGANSR
- a CDS encoding acyl-CoA dehydrogenase — its product is MTVFILVLLILIVLLGVKNIRMQFITRPVFSFFKKVLPPLSNTEKEAMEAGDVWWEGELFRGKPNWNTLHSYGKPRLTEEEKSFIDNQVMTALTMIDDFDIVQQRKDLPPELWDYFKKEGFFALIIPKEYGGKAFSAYANSTIVSKLASRSVSAAVSVMVPNSLGPGELLTHYGTKEQRDHWLPLLATGEAVPCFALTGPEAGSDAGAIPDVGIVCRQEFNGEEVLGISLTWDKRYITLAPVATVLGLAFQMRDPDGLLGDKKEIGITCALIPTDHKGVNIGARHNPLDMAFMNGTTTGEDVFIPLDWIIGGPQYAGSGWKMLVECLSAGRGISLPALATATGHLATKTTTAYSFVRHQFGLSIGQFEGVQEAMARIIGNTYQLEAARRLTTTGIDLKVKPSVVTAIAKYHMTEMGRNVINDAMDIQSGKGIQLGPKNYLGHGYMATPISITVEGANILTRSLMIFGQGATRCHPYVLAEMEAAAMEDQSAALERFDNLLIGHMGYATRNAFSALFSALSASKFNSAPVSGCTKQYYKDMSRMSAALAFMTDLSMLIMGGDLKRKEMLSARLGDVLSELYLGSATLKLFEDNGRQQDDLPAVHYVMQTRLHNAAKALKETLRNFPNRPVAWLMRAVVFPIGNHFNGPDDKLVVNLCQGMLKPSPARDRLTFLCPDFDGDEGGIAEVENAFLAQYQCRKLHRQIKKAQKEGKLPSKIPTGVLYEQAAATGIITQEEHQQLIDADKLRKAAIDVDDFERL